The Planococcus donghaensis genome contains a region encoding:
- a CDS encoding GDSL-type esterase/lipase family protein: MKRILLLIVILSMGIVAGCSPTFIFGNEKAEPRNEPSIGSYTVPPNFKPQAVIITALGDSLSQGVGDEEELGGYTGRLAAEIQTWQGIEGVAVENTAKRGRRSDQLLAMFQQGKLTGPITEADYLTMTIGGNDVMRIVKRDLFSLNIEAFDDELVLYENRFDTIFTSIRAINPTVPIVMMGIYNPFSLVTDEVEEFDQIIDSFNQVMKERVEEDPQACFVPVSDLFIGNKNLVYHSDFFHPNSKGYDLMTKRMLKRMEECGLSYEE, translated from the coding sequence TTGAAACGCATCCTGTTGTTAATCGTCATTTTGTCCATGGGTATAGTAGCGGGGTGCAGTCCAACGTTTATCTTTGGTAACGAAAAGGCGGAACCAAGAAATGAGCCGTCCATCGGTTCTTATACGGTCCCGCCGAACTTTAAACCTCAAGCCGTAATTATAACGGCTCTTGGTGATTCATTATCTCAAGGTGTTGGAGATGAAGAAGAGTTAGGTGGCTACACAGGTAGATTGGCCGCCGAAATTCAAACTTGGCAAGGGATTGAAGGTGTTGCAGTTGAAAATACTGCGAAAAGGGGCCGTCGAAGCGATCAATTGCTAGCAATGTTTCAACAAGGTAAACTGACTGGCCCTATTACGGAAGCGGATTATTTAACAATGACCATAGGCGGAAATGATGTCATGCGAATTGTGAAACGCGATTTGTTTTCGCTGAATATAGAAGCTTTTGATGATGAACTGGTATTATATGAAAATCGTTTTGACACAATTTTCACTTCAATCCGAGCAATTAATCCCACTGTTCCCATTGTGATGATGGGCATTTATAACCCGTTTTCACTCGTTACAGACGAAGTAGAGGAATTTGATCAAATTATTGACTCTTTCAATCAAGTGATGAAAGAAAGAGTAGAAGAAGATCCTCAAGCATGTTTTGTGCCTGTAAGTGATTTGTTTATAGGCAACAAAAACTTAGTTTACCATTCCGATTTTTTTCATCCCAATAGTAAAGGTTACGACTTGATGACAAAACGTATGTTAAAAAGGATGGAAGAATGTGGATTGAGTTATGAAGAATAG
- a CDS encoding YpjP family protein: protein MKNWWQKSLMIAVAVLTLGAISPNHLIWESLLDDKGQPKSHAAESDNKQYIYDWVDPSEFYDTSDSILDLVYQSAEEQSYLKFGSRIGPVIHDEFQTMILPNIQRAIDVHLASLDDSKLKKLAISEKPSGDYAEKIFHVYDAETNKDEIRFHVRTEKKPQIGYSFNFHYHIANDNFQKHITLGDIYWSKNTPPKWLS, encoded by the coding sequence ATGAAAAATTGGTGGCAAAAGTCGCTGATGATTGCAGTTGCCGTTTTGACATTGGGCGCAATCTCTCCAAATCATTTAATTTGGGAGTCGCTTTTAGACGATAAAGGTCAACCAAAATCACATGCAGCGGAAAGTGACAACAAACAATATATTTATGACTGGGTCGACCCGAGTGAATTTTACGATACAAGTGATTCGATACTCGATTTAGTTTATCAATCTGCCGAAGAGCAATCTTATTTGAAATTCGGTTCGCGAATTGGACCTGTCATTCATGATGAATTTCAAACAATGATTTTGCCTAATATTCAGCGTGCAATTGATGTTCATCTAGCTAGCCTTGACGACAGCAAACTTAAAAAGTTAGCGATTTCCGAAAAACCTTCCGGTGACTACGCTGAAAAAATCTTCCATGTTTATGATGCCGAAACCAATAAAGACGAAATTCGTTTTCATGTTCGAACAGAGAAAAAGCCGCAAATAGGCTATTCGTTTAACTTCCATTACCATATAGCTAATGACAACTTCCAAAAACATATTACGTTGGGAGATATTTATTGGTCTAAAAATACACCACCCAAATGGCTTTCTTAA
- a CDS encoding thymidylate synthase gives MKQYLDLCEHILHNGAKKEDRTGTGTLSVFGHQMRFDLTQGFPLMTTKKTAFRLIVSELLWFIKGDTNVRALLQDNNHIWDEWAFAQWIESDEYTGPDMTDFGRRAQKDSEFAELYKQQMQAFQQKVIENPEFAERYGDLGPVYGKQWRSWATTTGGTIDQLKNVIESIKKNPDSRRHLVTAWNPEFIDDMALPPCHIMFQFYVADGKLSCQLYQRSADVFLGVPFNIASYALLTHLIARECKLEVGDFVHTTGDTHLYSNHLSQVQKQLTREPKPLPTLHINEEVESIFDLTLADITIEGYDPHPRIKAPVAV, from the coding sequence ATGAAGCAATATTTAGACTTATGCGAACATATTTTACATAACGGCGCAAAAAAAGAAGACCGAACGGGTACAGGAACATTAAGTGTTTTTGGCCATCAAATGCGCTTTGACTTGACGCAAGGCTTTCCATTAATGACAACAAAAAAAACAGCGTTCCGCTTAATTGTTTCGGAACTTCTATGGTTTATTAAAGGCGACACAAATGTACGCGCATTGTTACAAGACAATAATCATATATGGGACGAGTGGGCATTTGCCCAGTGGATAGAAAGCGATGAATATACAGGGCCAGATATGACAGATTTCGGCCGTCGCGCCCAGAAAGACTCGGAGTTTGCAGAACTCTATAAACAGCAAATGCAAGCTTTTCAGCAAAAAGTGATTGAAAACCCGGAATTTGCCGAAAGGTACGGAGATTTAGGTCCGGTTTACGGCAAACAATGGCGTTCATGGGCAACGACAACAGGTGGAACGATCGATCAACTGAAAAATGTTATCGAATCCATCAAAAAAAATCCGGATTCACGTCGCCACTTAGTGACCGCCTGGAATCCAGAATTTATAGATGACATGGCATTGCCACCATGCCATATTATGTTCCAGTTTTATGTAGCTGATGGTAAACTCTCATGTCAGCTGTATCAACGAAGTGCAGATGTCTTTTTAGGTGTGCCATTTAATATTGCATCTTATGCGTTGTTAACGCATCTTATTGCTCGCGAATGCAAGTTGGAAGTTGGCGATTTTGTCCATACGACAGGGGATACACATTTGTATTCAAATCATTTATCGCAAGTGCAAAAACAACTAACAAGAGAGCCTAAACCGCTTCCGACTTTACACATTAACGAAGAAGTTGAATCTATTTTCGACTTAACACTTGCAGATATCACCATCGAAGGGTATGATCCGCACCCGCGTATTAAGGCACCTGTTGCGGTTTAA
- a CDS encoding GNAT family N-acetyltransferase: MELTKQINELDFALLQSFSTKLDRSWGTLFLNADQPDYYDANHAYLNSQPEHPEKVIDEVLAFYRSYSITPRFYLGDVDLLTSFIVQLKDKGFQYEEIPQPIQLWNNKITTLSIPEHVTVEKVNSTNYKEASWVECQIKEFGGKAVREKAFETEFKDSRYTHYLLKINGNPSSTACLFVHNKQGRIESVATIEEFRGQGLIGFVLQQIQTEAREMKLEHLWVHPINEQVEKVYNRYGFATIHTLQSGHAFLDGKSIKEIRD, translated from the coding sequence ATGGAATTAACAAAACAAATCAACGAATTAGATTTTGCGCTTTTGCAGTCTTTTTCCACTAAACTTGACCGGTCATGGGGAACGTTGTTTTTAAATGCCGACCAGCCAGATTATTATGATGCGAATCACGCTTATCTAAACTCACAACCCGAGCATCCTGAAAAAGTCATCGATGAAGTGCTTGCATTTTATAGATCTTATTCCATTACGCCACGGTTCTATTTGGGTGATGTCGATTTGCTGACAAGCTTTATTGTCCAATTAAAAGACAAGGGATTTCAATATGAAGAAATTCCTCAACCAATCCAGTTATGGAACAATAAAATAACTACGCTTTCAATTCCTGAACATGTCACAGTTGAAAAAGTAAACAGTACCAATTACAAAGAAGCATCGTGGGTAGAGTGTCAGATTAAGGAGTTTGGCGGAAAAGCCGTTCGCGAAAAAGCTTTTGAAACAGAGTTTAAAGATAGTCGCTATACGCATTACTTATTAAAAATAAATGGCAATCCGAGTTCGACAGCATGCTTGTTTGTGCATAACAAGCAAGGTCGTATTGAAAGTGTTGCAACAATTGAAGAATTTAGAGGGCAAGGATTGATAGGTTTTGTATTACAACAAATACAAACAGAAGCTCGAGAGATGAAGCTAGAACATTTATGGGTTCACCCGATAAATGAACAAGTTGAAAAAGTTTACAACCGCTACGGCTTTGCTACGATTCATACGTTGCAATCGGGTCATGCTTTTTTAGATGGAAAAAGTATTAAAGAGATTCGTGATTAA
- the msrA gene encoding peptide-methionine (S)-S-oxide reductase MsrA — translation MKTEKATFAGGCFWCMVKPFDSLDGIEEVVSGYTGGELKNPTYEQVCSNATGHVEAVQITFQPDIFPYEKLLDVFWTQIDPTDAGGQFYDRGESYQTAIFVHSEEQRIAAEKSKQELDNSGRFEKAVVTPILEAKPFYLAESYHQDYYKKNPAHYNRYSVGSGRTAFIEKNWGGQL, via the coding sequence ATGAAGACAGAAAAAGCAACATTTGCAGGCGGCTGTTTTTGGTGCATGGTCAAACCTTTTGATTCATTAGATGGCATCGAAGAAGTAGTAAGTGGATATACAGGCGGGGAGTTAAAAAACCCAACTTACGAACAAGTTTGTTCAAATGCTACGGGACATGTTGAAGCAGTTCAAATCACTTTCCAGCCCGATATTTTCCCATATGAAAAATTGTTAGATGTTTTCTGGACCCAAATTGATCCAACAGATGCTGGCGGTCAATTTTATGATCGTGGGGAATCTTATCAAACGGCAATTTTTGTTCATTCCGAAGAGCAACGAATCGCTGCAGAAAAATCCAAACAAGAACTAGATAATTCGGGGAGATTTGAAAAAGCTGTTGTGACCCCGATACTTGAAGCAAAACCATTTTATTTAGCAGAATCATACCATCAAGATTACTATAAGAAAAACCCTGCCCATTACAATCGTTATTCGGTTGGATCGGGACGGACCGCGTTCATAGAAAAGAATTGGGGTGGACAATTATGA
- a CDS encoding DegV family protein has product MSKIHIVTDSTADLKPEVIEKYDLHVVPLSIQVGGKTYLDRVDLEPESFLELMKNTKEMPKSSQPAPGVFKDLYDKLGENGDQILSIHMTGGMSGTVESARTAAQLSDSDVTVIDSRYISHALTFQVFEAAKMAKEEKSMDEIIARVEQVRLNTKLFVVVDTLDNLVKGGRIGKGRALLGSLMKIKPIASLDSGEYTPVAKVRSHKQVVDYLMNDFLERTKGKQVKGVGIAHANGLAMADPLREKIKETGFSDIQFDFTTPVISTHTGIGAIGFMYYTD; this is encoded by the coding sequence ATGTCCAAGATTCATATCGTGACGGATTCGACCGCTGATTTAAAGCCAGAGGTCATAGAAAAATATGATTTACATGTGGTTCCATTGAGCATACAGGTTGGTGGAAAAACGTATTTGGACCGAGTAGATCTTGAGCCAGAATCTTTTTTGGAGCTAATGAAAAACACGAAAGAAATGCCAAAAAGCTCTCAACCAGCACCAGGTGTTTTCAAGGATTTATATGACAAGTTAGGTGAAAATGGCGATCAAATTTTATCTATTCATATGACGGGAGGAATGAGCGGGACGGTTGAGTCTGCCCGAACAGCAGCACAACTCTCTGATTCAGACGTTACGGTCATTGACTCTCGCTATATTTCGCACGCCTTAACTTTCCAAGTGTTTGAGGCAGCTAAAATGGCCAAAGAAGAGAAGTCGATGGACGAAATTATTGCACGCGTAGAGCAAGTTCGCCTGAACACAAAACTGTTTGTTGTTGTGGATACATTAGATAATCTTGTAAAAGGCGGACGAATTGGTAAAGGTCGTGCATTGTTAGGTTCGTTAATGAAAATCAAGCCGATCGCTTCTTTAGATAGTGGTGAATATACGCCGGTTGCTAAAGTGAGAAGCCATAAGCAAGTGGTCGATTATTTAATGAATGATTTTCTTGAACGGACAAAAGGCAAGCAAGTAAAAGGTGTTGGCATCGCCCACGCTAACGGACTTGCAATGGCCGATCCGTTGCGCGAAAAAATTAAAGAAACTGGGTTTAGTGATATTCAATTTGACTTTACAACGCCCGTAATATCAACGCACACAGGAATTGGTGCAATAGGATTCATGTATTATACCGATTAA
- a CDS encoding class I SAM-dependent methyltransferase — protein sequence MKTIVTTAYRPTSSMMEWAERVSTELSLQQVARNKRSIEKMHAEESADLLICLKERLEFYPLGKSEPFFFHPNSAAYRTKRPLEKDPLIVVSNLKSGDSFLDCTLGLASDALVASQRVGDGGRVIGCESHPILSYVVQQGLKQYSETPHLMDAMRRIEVVASDAVSFLQKLESDSIDVVYMDPMFTEEIAEATNFTALKGLADSGQLTEQWVTEAKRVARKSIVLKAHFRSHDFEQFGFVRRVRPNTKFHYGVISLEQENNF from the coding sequence GTGAAAACGATCGTCACAACAGCGTATCGCCCAACTTCATCGATGATGGAGTGGGCGGAGCGTGTTTCAACAGAATTATCGCTTCAGCAAGTTGCACGCAATAAACGTTCCATCGAGAAAATGCATGCAGAAGAATCGGCTGATTTGTTGATCTGTTTAAAAGAACGGCTTGAGTTTTATCCACTGGGTAAATCAGAGCCGTTCTTTTTTCATCCGAATTCAGCTGCTTATCGAACAAAGAGACCGCTCGAAAAAGACCCATTAATTGTGGTTTCGAATTTAAAGTCGGGGGACTCATTTTTAGATTGCACGCTAGGTCTTGCCTCTGATGCTCTAGTTGCTTCTCAGCGCGTAGGAGATGGGGGGCGGGTGATTGGTTGTGAAAGCCATCCAATTCTTTCTTACGTCGTACAACAAGGATTAAAACAGTATAGTGAGACGCCACACTTAATGGACGCAATGAGACGAATCGAAGTGGTTGCTTCGGATGCTGTTTCGTTTCTTCAAAAACTTGAGTCGGATTCTATTGATGTAGTTTATATGGATCCGATGTTTACAGAAGAAATTGCAGAAGCCACAAACTTCACAGCGCTAAAAGGTTTGGCAGATAGCGGTCAGTTAACAGAGCAATGGGTAACTGAAGCTAAGCGTGTTGCGCGAAAAAGTATTGTGTTAAAAGCACATTTCCGCTCACACGATTTTGAGCAGTTTGGTTTTGTTCGACGTGTGCGCCCGAATACCAAATTTCATTATGGTGTGATTTCGCTCGAACAAGAAAATAACTTTTAG
- a CDS encoding lysophospholipid acyltransferase family protein, translating into MTMLNSIRTFSFLFGYLPFSAISLKKSIKQKQHMTLEEYDQLIHKEPQKWATGIMKRTKSTVSINGLDKLPKGPVLFVSNHEGNFDIPTLLSTIPKPFGFISKKEVKKFPIIPMYMEEMNCVFLDRTDRRSALKSITDTVEKLKEGHSILIFPEGTRSKGEGLGEFKAGFLRIAKDANVSILPIAIHGTADIMEKNNNKVMPATVQVQLLDPISSETIKEMNPKEAIAMIHSQIADAIVTLSKQK; encoded by the coding sequence ATGACCATGCTTAATTCAATTCGAACATTTTCGTTTTTATTTGGCTATTTGCCGTTTAGTGCAATAAGTTTAAAAAAATCCATAAAACAAAAGCAACACATGACTCTAGAAGAATATGATCAATTAATTCACAAAGAGCCTCAAAAATGGGCAACTGGTATTATGAAACGGACAAAAAGTACCGTGTCTATTAATGGTTTAGATAAACTTCCTAAAGGACCTGTGCTTTTTGTCAGCAATCATGAAGGGAATTTTGATATTCCAACTTTACTGTCTACAATTCCGAAACCATTTGGCTTTATCTCTAAAAAAGAAGTAAAGAAATTTCCTATCATCCCGATGTATATGGAAGAGATGAACTGTGTGTTTTTAGACCGTACCGATCGCCGGAGCGCTTTGAAATCGATTACAGACACAGTAGAAAAGTTAAAAGAAGGTCATTCAATCTTGATATTTCCTGAAGGAACAAGAAGTAAAGGGGAAGGTCTAGGCGAATTCAAAGCAGGGTTTTTACGGATTGCAAAAGATGCGAATGTATCGATTTTGCCCATTGCCATTCACGGAACTGCAGATATTATGGAAAAAAACAACAATAAAGTAATGCCGGCAACTGTACAAGTTCAACTTTTAGATCCAATCTCCAGTGAAACGATAAAAGAGATGAACCCAAAAGAAGCAATTGCAATGATTCATTCCCAAATTGCTGACGCGATTGTTACATTGTCTAAGCAAAAATAA
- a CDS encoding YpmS family protein — MMRKWRLAFFALLALNALALVGAVLYVTTPPKDYTSYQALENGPAAGNTVVVNTTKADFEGIANTYIQRAMKDQPIPLALSVTDDVSISTELTVFSVTLPILMKFEPLVQKDGNLLLEQKSVEVGMLDIPPESALKLLRDSVDLPDFMEVMPKDEEVVLKLTEIPLDGGISVRAASFNLEDDDIRLLVTIEP; from the coding sequence ATGATGAGAAAATGGCGATTGGCCTTTTTTGCTTTACTAGCGTTAAATGCCTTGGCATTGGTAGGAGCAGTACTTTATGTCACCACTCCACCAAAAGACTATACATCGTATCAGGCCTTAGAAAATGGACCTGCTGCTGGTAATACAGTAGTCGTCAACACAACCAAAGCAGATTTTGAAGGAATTGCCAATACCTATATTCAAAGAGCCATGAAAGATCAGCCGATTCCTTTAGCTTTATCGGTTACAGATGATGTCAGCATCTCCACAGAACTAACGGTATTTTCGGTGACTTTACCAATCTTGATGAAATTTGAGCCGCTTGTTCAAAAAGATGGCAATTTGTTGCTGGAACAAAAGTCTGTCGAAGTCGGCATGCTGGATATTCCGCCTGAATCTGCGTTAAAGTTACTTAGAGATTCAGTTGATCTTCCAGATTTTATGGAAGTAATGCCTAAAGACGAAGAAGTGGTATTAAAGCTTACAGAAATTCCGTTAGATGGTGGAATTTCTGTGCGAGCGGCATCGTTTAATTTAGAAGATGACGATATCCGATTATTGGTGACAATCGAACCATAG
- a CDS encoding BrxA/BrxB family bacilliredoxin, protein MNAYDEYMKGIVVPMRQELVGAGFTELVTAEEVNEHMSTAKGTSLVVINSICGCAAGLARPAVIEALQTVEAKPEHLVTVFAGQDKEATAQMRNYFEEVAPSSPSIAVVKDGELAHFIPREQIEGYPMEQIRDHLAQALEQVAAQ, encoded by the coding sequence ATGAACGCATATGATGAATACATGAAGGGCATTGTAGTTCCAATGCGCCAAGAATTGGTTGGAGCAGGATTTACAGAATTAGTGACAGCTGAGGAAGTCAACGAACATATGAGCACTGCTAAAGGAACTAGTCTTGTAGTCATTAACTCAATTTGTGGCTGTGCAGCAGGATTGGCACGTCCAGCAGTTATAGAAGCACTTCAAACGGTAGAAGCAAAACCAGAGCATTTAGTGACGGTCTTTGCGGGTCAAGATAAAGAAGCAACAGCGCAAATGCGAAATTATTTTGAAGAAGTGGCTCCATCGTCACCATCGATCGCGGTAGTAAAAGACGGCGAATTGGCTCATTTTATTCCGCGTGAACAAATAGAGGGCTATCCAATGGAACAAATTCGTGACCATTTGGCACAAGCGCTTGAACAGGTGGCTGCTCAGTGA
- the msrB gene encoding peptide-methionine (R)-S-oxide reductase MsrB — MKDELKAKLTPMQYHVTQESGTEPPFQGEYDQHFEEGIYVDIVSGKPLFSSKDKFDAHCGWPSFAKPIEATEVKESFDTSHGMRRTEVRSATADSHLGHLFPDGPSSLGGLRYCINSAALRFVPKEQLDDEGLSEYKKLFE; from the coding sequence ATGAAAGACGAATTAAAAGCAAAATTAACACCGATGCAATATCATGTCACGCAAGAAAGCGGGACGGAGCCGCCATTTCAAGGTGAGTACGACCAACATTTCGAAGAAGGTATTTATGTAGACATCGTTTCTGGAAAACCGTTATTTAGTTCAAAAGATAAATTTGATGCTCATTGTGGATGGCCAAGTTTTGCGAAACCGATCGAAGCGACTGAAGTAAAAGAAAGCTTTGACACAAGTCATGGCATGAGAAGAACTGAAGTTCGTTCGGCAACTGCCGACTCGCATTTAGGCCATTTATTCCCTGATGGACCATCTTCTTTAGGTGGACTTCGTTATTGTATCAATTCTGCAGCTCTTCGTTTTGTACCGAAAGAGCAGTTAGATGATGAAGGTTTATCCGAGTACAAGAAATTATTTGAATAA
- a CDS encoding dihydrofolate reductase, giving the protein MISLMVAHDPNRVIGKNNELPWHIPADLAYFKEHTIGKGIVMGRNTYESIGRPLPKRRNIVVTRNDHYEAEGVDVVHNLSDAIQLAKEAHEEVMVIGGEQIFESVLPDADRLYITLIHQEFDGDTYFPEYGREWKLVSESEQQISKEVAFSYLVYERRKKKNDHA; this is encoded by the coding sequence ATGATTTCATTGATGGTAGCGCATGATCCTAATCGGGTCATCGGAAAAAATAACGAATTGCCTTGGCATATTCCTGCAGACTTGGCTTATTTTAAAGAACATACAATTGGTAAAGGCATTGTAATGGGACGCAATACGTATGAATCTATAGGTCGTCCACTTCCAAAACGTCGTAATATTGTCGTGACACGCAACGATCATTACGAAGCGGAAGGGGTAGACGTGGTTCACAATTTATCAGATGCCATCCAATTGGCAAAAGAAGCGCATGAAGAAGTCATGGTTATTGGTGGAGAACAAATTTTTGAGTCGGTTTTACCAGATGCTGACCGCTTGTATATCACGTTAATCCATCAGGAATTTGATGGCGATACTTATTTCCCGGAATATGGTCGTGAGTGGAAGCTTGTTTCAGAGTCAGAGCAGCAAATTTCAAAAGAAGTCGCTTTTTCCTACTTAGTGTATGAAAGACGGAAAAAGAAAAATGACCATGCTTAA
- a CDS encoding YozE family protein: protein MERSFYQFALKYRGKLEADDFSRFSDSMFLDHSFPKSETDFERLSKYIEEKAHPVMRASVFDEMWRDYTDE, encoded by the coding sequence ATGGAACGTTCTTTTTATCAATTTGCATTGAAATACCGTGGCAAACTCGAGGCAGATGACTTTTCACGTTTTTCAGATTCAATGTTTTTGGACCATTCATTTCCGAAATCCGAAACTGATTTTGAACGACTTTCTAAATACATTGAAGAAAAAGCACATCCAGTCATGAGAGCAAGCGTTTTCGATGAAATGTGGCGAGATTACACAGACGAATAA
- a CDS encoding rhodanese-like domain-containing protein, which produces MTKRLLLTLAIFSALLLAACGQEADYETIQIDQVAEKQDAGYTVLDVREPSEFDQGHIPGAQNKPLTGMQNGDFDGLQKDTKYVVICQSGNRSQQASELMLEEGYEFVNVAQGMSSWEGDVEK; this is translated from the coding sequence ATGACAAAGCGACTTCTACTAACGCTCGCAATCTTCAGCGCATTGCTATTAGCAGCGTGCGGACAAGAAGCAGATTATGAAACGATCCAAATCGATCAAGTAGCTGAAAAGCAAGATGCCGGCTACACTGTTTTGGATGTTCGCGAACCGTCTGAATTTGACCAAGGCCATATTCCGGGGGCTCAAAACAAGCCACTGACAGGAATGCAAAATGGTGATTTTGACGGTCTTCAAAAAGACACAAAATACGTTGTCATTTGCCAGTCAGGCAACCGATCTCAGCAAGCGAGTGAATTGATGCTTGAAGAAGGCTATGAGTTTGTAAATGTGGCTCAAGGGATGTCTTCATGGGAAGGCGACGTAGAAAAATAG
- a CDS encoding glutaredoxin family protein, with protein MTNKVTVYSTNTCPYCTMMKNFLDQNNVAYREVNVQQDQAAANRLVQETGQMGVPQTNINGEWVLGFDPNRVSELLNA; from the coding sequence ATGACAAACAAAGTTACAGTCTATTCAACAAATACGTGCCCTTATTGCACAATGATGAAAAATTTTTTAGACCAGAATAATGTGGCGTACAGAGAAGTAAATGTCCAGCAGGACCAAGCAGCTGCCAATCGTCTTGTCCAAGAAACTGGCCAAATGGGTGTCCCCCAAACGAATATAAATGGTGAGTGGGTTCTTGGATTCGATCCGAATCGTGTTTCAGAATTATTGAACGCATAA
- a CDS encoding conserved virulence factor C family protein, producing the protein MKILTIEPTPSPNTMKVIIDQELPFGKSHNYNKDNIETAPKEVQELLAIDGVKGVYHVADFLAVERISKFDWEAILAQVRNVFGEDREHTGDEIELDEHFGEVYVHVQEFKGIPLQVKVFDNASEERFGMPERFITAMKHVMDPTEENYLMQRKWADYGVRYGDKAEIGKSMVEEIEAAYPQERLDSLTTKKDEEQHEAAPRGRKISPDEFNAPDWETRFQLLDQMIEADLDDLPLLSLALDDEKMSIRRQAAIFLGDIDDKAVVPYVERAMKDKSWAVRRTAGDTISDLGFEEFESIMIETLNDKNKLVRWRAAMFLYETGTESALPALKQAENDPEFEVKLQIKMAIARIAEGEDAKGSVWKQMTEARQAMKGE; encoded by the coding sequence GTGAAAATTTTAACCATTGAACCGACACCAAGCCCGAATACGATGAAAGTAATCATCGATCAAGAATTGCCGTTTGGCAAAAGTCATAATTACAATAAAGACAATATAGAAACAGCTCCAAAAGAAGTTCAAGAATTGCTAGCGATTGACGGTGTCAAAGGTGTTTATCACGTGGCTGATTTCCTAGCTGTTGAACGCATTTCGAAATTTGATTGGGAAGCCATTTTGGCACAAGTGCGCAATGTCTTTGGGGAAGATCGTGAACACACAGGTGACGAAATTGAATTAGATGAACATTTCGGAGAAGTATATGTTCATGTTCAGGAATTCAAAGGCATTCCGTTACAAGTAAAAGTTTTCGACAATGCTTCAGAAGAGCGTTTTGGTATGCCTGAGCGTTTTATCACAGCGATGAAGCACGTAATGGACCCGACTGAAGAAAACTACTTGATGCAACGTAAGTGGGCAGATTATGGCGTCCGTTACGGCGATAAAGCCGAAATCGGCAAAAGCATGGTAGAAGAAATCGAAGCAGCTTACCCACAAGAGCGCTTGGATTCACTTACGACGAAAAAAGACGAAGAACAGCACGAAGCAGCACCGCGTGGGCGCAAAATTTCTCCAGATGAATTTAATGCGCCTGACTGGGAAACTCGTTTTCAGCTACTCGATCAAATGATCGAAGCAGACCTAGACGATTTGCCATTATTATCACTAGCGCTTGATGATGAAAAAATGTCAATTCGTCGACAAGCGGCTATTTTCCTTGGAGACATTGATGACAAAGCAGTCGTTCCTTATGTAGAACGTGCTATGAAAGATAAAAGCTGGGCTGTCCGAAGAACTGCAGGGGACACCATTAGTGATTTAGGATTTGAAGAATTTGAGTCAATTATGATTGAAACCTTAAACGATAAAAACAAATTGGTTCGCTGGAGAGCGGCAATGTTCCTGTATGAAACGGGTACAGAATCAGCATTGCCAGCGTTAAAGCAAGCAGAAAATGATCCTGAGTTTGAAGTGAAATTGCAAATTAAAATGGCCATTGCACGTATAGCAGAAGGTGAAGATGCAAAAGGTTCAGTTTGGAAACAAATGACCGAAGCGCGACAAGCGATGAAAGGTGAATAA
- a CDS encoding rhodanese-like domain-containing protein, producing MKSISTQELQTLLAEDKKVNVIDVREASEVATGKIPGAVNVPLSLLEFKMNELDKKEEYYVNCQAGGRSSSACKFLDDQGYNVTNVEGGMNAWEGDVE from the coding sequence ATGAAATCAATTTCTACACAAGAACTACAAACGTTATTAGCAGAAGACAAAAAAGTAAACGTAATTGATGTGCGTGAGGCGTCAGAAGTGGCTACAGGTAAAATTCCTGGAGCGGTGAACGTGCCTTTAAGCTTATTGGAATTCAAGATGAACGAGTTGGATAAAAAAGAAGAATACTATGTGAACTGCCAAGCTGGCGGACGTAGTAGTTCAGCTTGCAAATTTTTAGATGACCAAGGTTATAATGTGACAAATGTTGAAGGTGGTATGAATGCGTGGGAAGGCGACGTCGAGTAA